Proteins from a single region of Abyssalbus ytuae:
- the hemH gene encoding ferrochelatase — MKKGVLLVNLGSPDSTDVKDVKKYLDEFLMDERVIDVPYLLRAFIVKGIILNTRPKRSAEAYKKIWWEEGSPLIVLSERLQKKVQELTNVPIGLAMRYGNPSIKTGLDELASQGVTEVLLVPLYPQFAMATTETILVLAEKIRKKHFPQMSFTTLPAFYNHRDYVRVLSNSIKNELEDKEWEHILFSYHGVPERHIKKSDITRSHCKIDGQCCKTPSEAHRFCYRHQCYETTRQVAEYLGFEEGTYSTSFQSRLGKDPWLQPYTDQTIEGFAAGGTKKMAIVTPAFVSDCLETLEEIGMEGKEAFIEAGGEEFHVVSCLNDNKEWTEVLSRWINEWAATEVTTS; from the coding sequence ATGAAAAAGGGAGTTTTACTGGTTAATTTAGGGTCACCCGACAGTACTGATGTAAAAGATGTAAAAAAATATTTGGATGAGTTTTTAATGGATGAGCGCGTAATAGACGTGCCTTACCTGTTAAGAGCTTTTATTGTAAAAGGAATTATTTTAAACACACGTCCGAAACGCTCGGCCGAAGCATATAAAAAAATATGGTGGGAAGAAGGTTCTCCTCTTATTGTGCTTTCCGAAAGGTTGCAGAAAAAGGTACAGGAACTTACAAATGTACCCATAGGTTTGGCTATGCGCTATGGAAACCCTTCTATAAAAACGGGTCTGGATGAACTGGCAAGCCAGGGTGTAACCGAGGTGTTACTGGTGCCGTTATATCCGCAATTTGCCATGGCAACTACCGAAACCATACTGGTGCTGGCAGAAAAAATAAGAAAAAAACATTTTCCGCAAATGAGTTTTACCACCCTGCCGGCATTCTATAACCACAGGGATTATGTACGGGTGCTTTCAAATTCTATAAAAAACGAACTGGAAGATAAAGAGTGGGAACATATTTTATTTTCGTACCACGGGGTGCCGGAAAGGCATATAAAAAAGTCGGATATTACCCGCTCGCACTGTAAAATAGACGGGCAGTGTTGTAAAACCCCGTCGGAGGCCCACCGCTTTTGCTATCGTCATCAATGTTATGAAACCACCAGGCAGGTAGCCGAATATCTGGGTTTTGAAGAGGGTACTTATTCTACTTCATTCCAGTCGCGTTTAGGTAAGGATCCGTGGCTACAGCCTTATACCGATCAGACTATAGAGGGTTTTGCAGCAGGCGGTACTAAAAAAATGGCCATAGTGACTCCGGCGTTTGTTTCGGATTGCCTGGAAACACTTGAAGAAATAGGAATGGAAGGAAAAGAGGCATTTATAGAAGCAGGAGGAGAGGAATTCCATGTGGTTTCATGCCTTAATGACAATAAAGAATGGACTGAGGTGCTTTCGCGGTGGATAAACGAGTGGGCCGCCACTGAAGTTACAACAAGCTAA